From one Cyanobacterium stanieri PCC 7202 genomic stretch:
- a CDS encoding alkyl hydroperoxide reductase/ Thiol specific antioxidant/ Mal allergen (PFAM: C-terminal domain of 1-Cys peroxiredoxin; AhpC/TSA family~COGs: COG0450 Peroxiredoxin~InterPro IPR017936:IPR000866:IPR019479~KEGG: cyc:PCC7424_0090 alkyl hydroperoxide reductase/thiol specific antioxidant/Mal allergen~PFAM: alkyl hydroperoxide reductase/ Thiol specific antioxidant/ Mal allergen; Peroxiredoxin-like~SPTR: Alkyl hydroperoxide reductase/ Thiol specific antioxidant/ Mal allergen), translated as MTIRVGQKAPDFMATAVIDQEFKMLKLSDYLDQYVILFFYPLDFTFVCPTEIIAFSDRHEEFANLNTEILGVSVDSEFAHLAWIQTERKQGGIGEINYPLISDLKKEISTAYQVLEPEAGIALRGLFIIDPEGIIQYMTVNNFSFGRSVDETLRVLKAIQYVQSHQDEVCPIDWQEGDKTMVNDPVKSKSYFAST; from the coding sequence ATGACGATTCGAGTAGGACAAAAAGCGCCCGATTTTATGGCGACGGCGGTGATTGACCAAGAATTTAAAATGCTAAAGTTGTCCGATTATCTTGATCAGTATGTGATTTTATTTTTTTATCCCCTTGATTTTACTTTTGTTTGTCCTACGGAAATTATAGCTTTTAGCGATCGCCACGAAGAATTTGCCAATTTAAACACAGAAATTTTAGGGGTATCGGTAGATAGTGAGTTTGCCCACCTTGCATGGATTCAAACCGAGAGAAAGCAAGGAGGAATTGGTGAGATTAATTATCCCCTCATTTCAGATCTAAAAAAAGAAATTAGTACAGCTTATCAAGTGCTAGAACCAGAGGCAGGAATTGCTTTGAGGGGTTTATTTATCATCGATCCTGAAGGCATTATACAATATATGACCGTCAATAATTTTTCCTTTGGTCGTAGTGTGGATGAAACCCTAAGAGTGTTAAAAGCCATTCAATATGTCCAATCTCACCAAGATGAAGTATGTCCCATCGACTGGCAAGAAGGGGATAAGACAATGGTAAATGACCCCGTCAAGTCCAAATCTTACTTTGCGTCCACGTAA
- a CDS encoding UvrD/REP helicase (PFAM: UvrD/REP helicase~COGs: COG0210 Superfamily I DNA and RNA helicase~InterPro IPR014016:IPR014017:IPR000212~KEGG: cyh:Cyan8802_3290 UvrD/REP helicase~PFAM: UvrD/REP helicase~SPTR: Putative uncharacterized protein) yields MEQPLENLIKQLRPGQDILGRWQQGEMAVSAVPGAGKSHSLAVAAAATIAREKLNLRRQLIIVTYTRSATASIKQKVEKNLAYLGLPPIGFSVQTIHGLALNIASQYPELSQLNLNQSNLVSPNSNHRLIKHTVNQWIDENPHLFEVLVEGRQGFGGEESEKMRRESIIRSELLPNLARTVIKEAKCSGKTPQSLAHYIDYTRDDYQIMAIASGLYKNYQNLMIENNFIDYDDMILGALKVLQNNEARKIWQQQIHAVFEDEAQDSSPLQVELLEILAKDDEKPHLEANLVRVGDPNQAINSTFTPADPVYFNWFCNLCSQKNCLATIAQAGRSTQVIIDTANQTLDFVNHQALKKSKNNDKIHLPFRQQYIQPVTQKNVNPAPFEKGLELHIFEHIYKTVEAIGKKIELIFAEEEHQKNHNLAILVREKSQGKFINDNLQYLQENYGINVTLIDENSTASELPQEILQLLQFIDRPHSPEYFHNALQILHKRELIDIPITSININNPEKFLYPTILEENEYSDNAFHTRKVVIELLQAKTELVHYQLIPYLAMALRYNQGELATTHKLSERIDRQIIGRSSLKTIISSLQELINSERFEVIETFEDDDDNPENIYTRCGQVTIMTMHKSKGLDWDYVFLPFINENNIPGSSYVPKNVQFLGEFNLPEVARGQLRYLIHQEKLADKITQYLSIDEAWEEAKKLKEYEEYRLLYVAMTRAKRLLWMATEKKAPYIWSFFQDNQDIDSLSSMSPCPVFNFFKNSKN; encoded by the coding sequence GGCAGTACCGGGTGCTGGAAAATCCCACAGTTTGGCGGTGGCGGCGGCGGCAACCATTGCCAGAGAAAAACTTAACCTACGTCGTCAATTAATTATTGTTACCTATACCCGTTCTGCTACTGCTAGTATTAAACAAAAAGTAGAAAAGAATTTGGCTTATTTGGGTTTGCCCCCCATTGGTTTTTCGGTACAAACTATCCACGGCTTGGCGTTAAATATTGCCAGTCAATATCCTGAGTTATCCCAACTAAATTTGAACCAGAGTAATTTAGTTTCTCCCAATAGTAATCACCGTTTGATTAAACACACTGTAAATCAGTGGATTGATGAAAATCCCCATCTTTTTGAGGTTTTGGTGGAAGGAAGACAGGGTTTTGGGGGGGAAGAGTCGGAAAAAATGCGCCGAGAAAGCATTATCCGCAGTGAATTGTTGCCTAATTTGGCTCGTACGGTGATTAAAGAGGCAAAATGTTCTGGTAAAACTCCCCAAAGTCTTGCCCATTATATTGATTATACCCGTGATGATTACCAAATAATGGCGATCGCCTCTGGACTATATAAAAACTATCAAAATCTAATGATCGAAAATAACTTTATCGATTATGACGATATGATATTAGGGGCACTGAAAGTATTACAAAACAACGAAGCAAGGAAAATATGGCAACAACAAATCCATGCCGTATTTGAAGACGAAGCCCAAGATTCTAGCCCTCTACAGGTTGAATTACTAGAAATTCTTGCCAAAGACGACGAAAAACCCCACCTAGAGGCAAATCTAGTCAGAGTCGGAGATCCAAACCAAGCTATAAACTCCACCTTTACCCCTGCTGACCCCGTTTATTTTAACTGGTTTTGTAACCTTTGTTCCCAAAAAAATTGTCTTGCCACCATCGCCCAAGCAGGAAGAAGTACCCAAGTTATTATCGATACAGCAAATCAAACCCTTGATTTTGTTAATCATCAAGCCCTAAAAAAATCTAAAAATAACGATAAAATACATCTGCCATTTAGACAGCAATATATTCAACCTGTAACTCAAAAAAATGTCAATCCTGCTCCATTCGAGAAAGGATTAGAACTACATATATTTGAACATATTTACAAAACAGTAGAGGCTATTGGTAAAAAAATTGAACTTATTTTCGCAGAAGAAGAACATCAAAAAAATCATAATTTAGCTATATTAGTTAGGGAAAAAAGTCAAGGTAAATTTATCAATGATAATCTCCAATATCTCCAAGAAAATTACGGCATTAATGTAACCTTAATTGATGAAAATAGCACCGCCTCGGAATTACCCCAAGAAATTTTACAGCTACTACAATTTATAGACCGCCCCCATTCCCCCGAATACTTCCATAATGCCTTACAAATCCTCCACAAAAGAGAACTAATAGATATTCCCATCACCTCCATTAATATTAATAATCCAGAAAAATTTTTATATCCCACAATATTAGAAGAAAATGAATATTCTGATAATGCTTTTCACACTAGAAAAGTGGTCATCGAATTATTACAAGCCAAAACAGAATTAGTACACTATCAACTAATACCCTATCTTGCCATGGCACTTCGTTATAACCAAGGAGAACTGGCCACCACCCATAAACTAAGTGAAAGAATAGATAGACAAATTATTGGACGTAGTTCCTTAAAAACCATTATTAGCTCCCTTCAAGAATTAATTAATTCCGAAAGATTTGAAGTAATAGAAACCTTTGAAGATGATGACGATAATCCCGAAAATATTTATACCCGATGCGGACAAGTTACTATCATGACAATGCACAAATCCAAGGGTTTAGATTGGGATTATGTTTTCTTGCCGTTTATTAATGAAAATAATATCCCCGGTAGTTCTTATGTACCGAAAAATGTGCAATTTTTAGGAGAATTTAACTTGCCAGAAGTCGCCAGAGGACAGTTAAGATATTTAATTCATCAAGAAAAATTAGCCGATAAAATTACTCAATATTTATCCATCGATGAGGCATGGGAAGAGGCAAAAAAACTGAAGGAATATGAAGAATATCGTCTCTTATATGTTGCGATGACGAGGGCAAAAAGACTGCTTTGGATGGCAACCGAAAAAAAAGCCCCCTATATATGGTCATTTTTTCAAGATAATCAAGATATAGATAGTTTAAGTAGTATGTCACCTTGTCCAGTTTTTAATTTTTTTAAAAACTCAAAAAATTAA
- a CDS encoding carbohydrate ABC transporter substrate-binding protein, CUT1 family (PFAM: Bacterial extracellular solute-binding protein~COGs: COG1653 ABC-type sugar transport system periplasmic component~InterPro IPR006059~KEGG: cyt:cce_3418 extracellular solute-binding protein~PFAM: extracellular solute-binding protein family 1~SPTR: Bacterial extracellular solute-binding protein, putative): MIPISFDSFLKPVRVVRFPLIVGSLTAILLGCGQRPVANEGQVEFWTMQLQPKFTPYFEAVNENFEALHDDASVVWVDVPWDAMESRILTAVSANNAPDVVNLNPDFASQLAARNAWLNLEEEISEEIRGEYLSQIWAANQIEICPSENDCTTSTFGIPWYLTTTVTVYNKDLLEQAGVDSPPANFEELAEVAQRVKDETGKYAFFITFVPTDSNEVLNSLVQMGVTLLDGEGRAAFNTPEGERAFSYWVDLYQRDLLPPEVFTQGHRHGVELYQAGESAILGTGAEFLNTIATNAPTVYEQSAVAPQITGETGKRSVSVMNLVIPRSSSNPQQAINYALFVTNSENQLNFAQEANVLPSHTGAIATYIENLEQESEENTLFEARKISAMQLDSAEVLIPPSPNINQLKRIIYENLQSAMLGEKTVQQALNDAETQWNNL, encoded by the coding sequence ATGATTCCCATTTCTTTTGATAGTTTTTTGAAACCCGTTAGGGTTGTTCGTTTTCCCTTAATTGTTGGTTCTTTGACTGCTATATTATTAGGCTGTGGACAACGCCCTGTAGCTAATGAAGGACAGGTAGAATTTTGGACGATGCAACTTCAGCCCAAATTTACCCCTTATTTTGAGGCGGTCAATGAAAATTTTGAAGCCCTACATGATGACGCATCAGTAGTTTGGGTAGATGTACCTTGGGATGCCATGGAAAGCCGAATTTTAACTGCTGTTTCGGCAAATAATGCCCCTGATGTGGTTAATCTCAATCCCGATTTTGCTTCTCAGTTGGCCGCTCGTAATGCTTGGCTAAATTTGGAGGAAGAAATTTCGGAGGAAATTAGAGGAGAATATTTATCACAAATTTGGGCGGCGAATCAAATCGAAATTTGTCCATCAGAAAATGATTGTACTACTTCTACTTTTGGCATTCCTTGGTATCTGACGACCACTGTTACTGTTTATAACAAAGATTTATTAGAACAGGCGGGGGTTGATAGTCCTCCTGCCAATTTTGAGGAATTGGCGGAAGTTGCCCAGAGAGTGAAGGATGAAACGGGTAAGTATGCCTTTTTTATTACTTTTGTTCCCACGGATTCTAACGAGGTGTTAAATTCTTTGGTACAGATGGGGGTGACTTTATTAGATGGAGAAGGTAGGGCGGCTTTTAATACTCCTGAAGGAGAAAGGGCTTTTTCCTATTGGGTTGATTTATATCAAAGGGATTTACTTCCTCCCGAAGTTTTTACCCAAGGTCATCGTCACGGGGTGGAGTTGTATCAGGCAGGGGAATCCGCCATTCTGGGTACGGGGGCGGAGTTTTTAAATACCATTGCGACTAATGCTCCTACGGTGTATGAACAATCGGCAGTGGCTCCTCAAATTACGGGGGAAACGGGGAAAAGAAGTGTGTCGGTGATGAATTTGGTTATTCCTCGTAGTAGTAGCAATCCTCAACAGGCTATTAATTATGCTTTATTTGTTACTAATAGTGAAAATCAGTTGAATTTTGCCCAAGAGGCGAATGTTTTACCTTCCCATACAGGTGCGATCGCCACTTATATTGAGAATTTAGAACAAGAATCCGAAGAAAATACCCTATTTGAAGCTCGAAAAATCAGCGCCATGCAACTTGATTCGGCGGAGGTATTAATTCCCCCTTCTCCTAATATTAATCAATTGAAGCGAATTATCTATGAGAATTTGCAGTCAGCTATGTTGGGGGAAAAAACCGTCCAACAAGCCCTCAACGATGCTGAAACACAATGGAATAACTTATAG